tagGAATTAAATCATTATAAACCAAAGTTTAGGGAGCAAATCTTTATTTGTAAGAAAATTTAGGGACTataagtgatttttaacctaattaaattgttatcattatttttattaataattatattaatggaCAACAACCCAGCCAACTTTATCTAGCtgcaaataatatatatatcaccctcttaatttatgaaattattataattaaacttttatatATTGCAAATGCacaaaaacattcataaatcagtaaaattttcaattataacATTGTTACAAATCAAACTGAAATTCTTTAGAAATAGCTAagcatttatataaataaatggaCCACTTTTGATGCATATGAAcgataattataatattatattctaaagtaagattgttttttaaaatttgagaataataatTAGTCAAATTAAATTTCTATTCCATTCAAATCTAAACTTAAATAGGTGATGAAATGGATTCAttcttgaaattaaatttagtagTCATAAAAAACATCCAACCCTTACCATCCTTATTTCAAGGATTTGAGTTCGTAGaacaaatttaagatttttcaaagttaaaatatcatttttagtcCTCAAACTTCTATTTTAATCTAATATTTGTACTatcaattgttttattttaattcctatatttttaatgaatcttaaatttagtctatctacttttcaataaattttaatagagaataattcttaaaaatatattttcacaatTTATAAAGTGAATGTTAACTTAGacactatttattattattattattttatttttaaataaaagataaacaataaactaattacGAGAATATATGAAGATAAAGAAAAccataaataatattatttcatGATATGAAATTGAACCTCTTCTCTTGATTTGTATttcgaaaaaataaaaatgataatatctttaaaaataaactcTAAGATACATGCATGTTttttacttagaaaaatattaaaaaagaaaaaattatctaatttctatttatttgaaaaaagaaaagaaaacattcaaaacaAATGCAGAAATGAACTAAAccaataataaatcaaattgaatAGGAACATATCCATTGATAGAACAtgtgtttaatatttttttaatgaaattgatGGGTTCGATTTGATACTTTATTGGctttaaaatccaaaaaaataaaaataaaaaaaccgaACCCACACTGAAGATCGTGAAGGAGGTTCTTATTGATGATAAACTCAACCAAAATCAATATAATGGATAAGTCACGGTTCAAGTAAAGAGAGTAAAAGAAAAAGGGCAAAAGTAAATTAATGTGACGAAGACTTTATCCTTAATTTTCTcataatctttaaattttgttaatacACTTTTACTCTGTATCTATTccttaaactaaaattaaagagaaaaaaaaagaaaaagttgggTAAACACTAGCAAGCAACTTCACTTTCCGGTATACTTTGAAGAACAGGCTTCCATCTCTGCAACTCCGAttcctcatcttcttcctccaaatcTCTGCAACTAATTTCCCCACTTCCACTTTTTATCTTACTAATCATTTCCTCCGCCGAAATCCCCCCTCTTTCAACCATCTCCTCCAGCTCCTTCTTCGTCATAACCACCTTTATTCTAACCACTCCGCCGCCGCTTTCCTTTTCCGGCTCCGCGAACCGGACCGCCTTTTTCGCCTTCTTCTCTTCCGTTTGCTTGGGGATCAGAAAATAGAGGTGGCCGGAGAGGAGTTTGGCGGTTCGGTGGAGATGGTGGGTGACCGGAACGGCGTCGGAGATTTCGTGGCCGGAGAAATCGGAGAGGACTTGGAAGACTCTGGTGGGGGATTTGTATTCGAGGATTTTGCCGTCGGGTTTCATGATTCTGATGGGTTTTTCGTCGAtgaataaacaattacagtTGCCCATTTGATCGTTGAGATTTGTTTATGTGGGAAATGtgaagaagaaagggaaagggaaagggaaagggaaagggaaaatgGGAATTTGTTTCTGTTAAAGGGAATGGCGAGTAGTAGTAGTGGTAGTGGGGTTGATTTAGGAGTGCTATTTAAAGATTCTTTCTTTACTATTTGCCATCATTGTTTTCCATTATTACATTAATGCCCTTcccccattttctctctccatatTTGGGGGCTCCGTTGGGACTTGACCATTTATTTGACTCTATAATAACaagttcaaatattattttccaTCACCAGTGACGAATACAGGATTTTATAATGGAAACACAAgttgaaataaatataattttatcttatttaaattgtataataataatttactaACTGAGAtaaactttatttaaaattaaaattttagttcattAACATCAagatttaataaatatatactaCATCATTAATCACTGACACAATTAGTATATCTAATCTAACGACGATTACCTCCTGGGACTAGTTCTGTAATCAACCTCATAGTATTTAATAGTCTTCTTTCAtagtaatttgatattaatagaAACAATTTGAGTTATAGTAAACTAAACAAACTTTTGCGTATACAAACACTTTTAAGAAAATGTAACCAAACAGTACAagagtattttattttaaacattctttaa
The nucleotide sequence above comes from Benincasa hispida cultivar B227 chromosome 3, ASM972705v1, whole genome shotgun sequence. Encoded proteins:
- the LOC120074056 gene encoding uncharacterized protein LOC120074056 translates to MGNCNCLFIDEKPIRIMKPDGKILEYKSPTRVFQVLSDFSGHEISDAVPVTHHLHRTAKLLSGHLYFLIPKQTEEKKAKKAVRFAEPEKESGGGVVRIKVVMTKKELEEMVERGGISAEEMISKIKSGSGEISCRDLEEEDEESELQRWKPVLQSIPESEVAC